TCGATCGCCGCCAGCCGCTCCGGCTGGCCGCAATACACGTGCGCGGCGCAATCGCGCAATGCGCTGGCCAGCGGCGCATGGGCGATGATCAGAATCCCTGCCATGATCGAAAAGCGAATCGGTGTGAGACCGATTGTATCAGGGCCGTTTATGGCCATTGTGCGCTGATGCGGCCCGCCTCCCTCCGGTGGGGGATGACCGCGCGCGGGGTCCGCTAGGCCAGCTTGCGCCCCAGTCCGCCGCTCGCCTTGCCGGCCGCGCGCTCCAGGGCATCGATGAACATGCCGGCGACGTTGAAGCCGGTCTGCTGGGTGATCTCCTGGAAGCAGGTCGGGCTGGTGACGTTGACTTCGGTCAGGTAGTCGCCGATGACGTCCAGGCCGACCAGCAGCAGGCCACGCTGCCACAGCACCGGCGCCAGTGCATGCGCAATCACCTGATCCCGCTCGGACAGCAGTTGCGCCCGGCCCGTGCCGCCCGCCGCCAGGTTGCCGCGCACTTCGCCGGCCATCGGGACACGCGCCAGCGCGTGCGGCACCGGGGAACCGCCGATCAGCAGGATGCGCTTGTCGCCATCGCGGATCGCCGGGATGTACTGCTGGGCCATGACCGTGCGCGTGCCGTTGTGGGTCAGCGTCTCGATCACCGAGCCGAGGTTCATGCCGTCCGCGCCGACCCGGAAGATGCCGGCCCCGCCCATGCCGTCCAGCGGCTTGAAGATGACATCGCCCTGCTCGGCGTGGAATTCGCGCAGGCGCTTGGCGTCGCGCGTGACGATGGTCGGTGCGGTGAACTCGCGGAACTGCGCGATCGCCAGCTTCTCGGAGTGGTCGCGGATCGCCTGCGGCTTGTTGAACACGCGCGCGCCCTGCCGCTCGGCGATCTCCAGCAGCCAGGTGCTGGTGACGTATTCCATGTCGAACGGCGGGTCCTTGCGCATCAGCACGGCGTCGAAGCCGGTCAGCGGCAGCAGGCGCGGGTCGCCGGAGCGGTACCAGTCGTGCTCGTCGCCGGTCAGGGCAAGGGGCGTGGCGACCGTCTCGACCACATTGCCCGACAGCGTCAGCTGCGACTGCTGGCAGGTATAGATGGCATAGCCGCGCGCCGCCGCCTCGCGCATCATCGCGAAGGTGGAATCCTTGTAAATCTTGAATGTTGACAGCGGATCGACGATGAAGAGGATGCGCATGGCGGCTCCAGGGACCGTATTACAGGAATCAGATCAGCGGGTTCGGGTCGGTCTTCTCGAGTTCGAGCGACGCGGCCAGCAGCGCCAGGCGCGCCACCACGCCGTACATGTAGAAGCGGTTCGGCTCGCCGGCGCCCGGCTTGGCGTGGCTGTCCGGCAGCGAATTCGACGCGAACGGCAGCGGCACGAAATGCATGCCCGGCGCGTTCAGATTCTCGTCGATGCCGCGGCCGGTGTGTACCCGGTAGAACCCGCCGACC
The sequence above is a segment of the Ralstonia nicotianae genome. Coding sequences within it:
- the gshB gene encoding glutathione synthase — encoded protein: MRILFIVDPLSTFKIYKDSTFAMMREAAARGYAIYTCQQSQLTLSGNVVETVATPLALTGDEHDWYRSGDPRLLPLTGFDAVLMRKDPPFDMEYVTSTWLLEIAERQGARVFNKPQAIRDHSEKLAIAQFREFTAPTIVTRDAKRLREFHAEQGDVIFKPLDGMGGAGIFRVGADGMNLGSVIETLTHNGTRTVMAQQYIPAIRDGDKRILLIGGSPVPHALARVPMAGEVRGNLAAGGTGRAQLLSERDQVIAHALAPVLWQRGLLLVGLDVIGDYLTEVNVTSPTCFQEITQQTGFNVAGMFIDALERAAGKASGGLGRKLA